Proteins from a genomic interval of Spea bombifrons isolate aSpeBom1 chromosome 4, aSpeBom1.2.pri, whole genome shotgun sequence:
- the LOC128491733 gene encoding olfactory receptor 1G1-like produces MLKVNKTTVTEFIILGFQDLQISSTLLFAPFLLIYILTMIGNVLIIVLVVKVQSLKSPMYFFLTQLSLSDILLTTDITPYLLHLIINGGSRISVSGCITQLFFYGVSVGVECLLLTVMSYDRYLAICHPLHYTSVMDVRLQSKLVLCSWLITTMTILFNVFLISDLQFCGPHIIDHYFCDIAPILELSCSDHTILNVVNFISATLFVLIPFLFIVFTYISIFITIFGISSSTGRQKTFSTCGSHLSVVSTYYGTLTIIYMVSTKVQSLNVNKVISLLYTMGTPFCNPIIYSLRNQEIKTALMRYFSVAK; encoded by the coding sequence ATGTTGAAAGTCAATAAGACAACAGTGACAGAATTCATAATTTTGGGATTTCAGGATCTCCAGATTTCCAGCACTTTGCTatttgctccattccttttgaTCTATATCTTGACAATGATTGGTAATGTACTGATTATTGTGTTGGTGGTGAAGGTTCAAAGCCTGAagtctcccatgtatttcttcctcactcagttatccTTGTCTGATATTCTGCTCACCACAGACATTACTCCTTATTTGCTCCATCTTATAATTAACGGAGGAAGCAGAATATCGGTTTCTGGCTGCATCACACAGCTTTTCTTCTATGGTGTTTCAGTTGGTGTTGAGTGTCTTCTTCTCACTGTGATGTCCTATGACCGGTATTTAGCCATCTGCCACCCGCTCCATTACACCTCTGTTATGGATGTAAGGCTTCAGAGTAAACTGGTCCTATGTTCCTGGCTTATTACCACTATgacaatattatttaatgtttttcttataaGTGACTTACAGTTCTGTGGACCTCATATTATTGaccattatttttgtgatataGCACCCATTCTGGAGCTGTCTTGTTCAGACCATACCATTCTTAATGTTGTAAACTTCATCTCTGCAACTCTGTTTGTTcttattccatttttatttatagtattcACATACATCTCCATTTTTATCACCATCTTTGGGATATCCTCCAGCACGGGAAGGCAGAAAACCTTTTCCACTTGTGGCTCTCACTTGTCTGTAGTGAGTACCTACTATGGGACTCTAACAATAATTTACATGGTTTCCACCAAAGTTCAATCTTTGAATGTCAATAAGGTTATATCTCTCCTATATACCATGGGGACTCCATTTTGCAACCCTATTATATACAGCCTCAGGAACCAGGAGATCAAGACAGCCTTGATGAGATACTTCTCTGTGGCCAAGTGA